From Rhododendron vialii isolate Sample 1 chromosome 7a, ASM3025357v1:
TAGTTATGATGGCATTATGTCTACTCCTCACAAGAAGAAGTCAGGTTATTATGTCAAGTTTCGTTGTGCACTTCTAGGGAAAAGTGCACTAAAAACATGCCCCATGTATGCTCTAGTTACTCAAGATCGATTTCGAGGTCCTCTCTTGCAATTCATGTGGGCAACTGTTGTTGGTGTATGGTTGTCCAAGAAATAACTATACGATTGTACATCTGAACTTGTGGCTAATTGACACGAAAAGACTGTATTGTACTCGGAAGGTGACCTTTTTGTACTCACGGCACAAAGCATGAGGTAACTTccaccaaaaatattttccatgtctTTCTTGATTCTTTTGAATGTTGGCTTGAGTTCGGTTTGGGTAACAAAAGTCCTATGACAGTAGTGAAGTGGATTAAGAATTATTTAATGAACATCTCTGCCATTTGAAATGGAGACAACCAAAATCTAGGTTTTACCGTCAATTTTAGCCATAAATACTCTATCCATCTTAATTTatctcctctattttttggtgttagaattaattttctttattatcCAGTTATGATGAGGACAATTTAACGGTCCCTTTGTTGCACATGTTTGATCTCAAGAGCCAATCTGTCCTCAGAGCTTTCCATGGTGTGGATATCAGATCTGTGCCACTATGCTTGGGTTGGTTACACAGTGATATGCTCTCAGACGAGGGGGTGGTATAACCCATAGCTTATGAACTACTATTGGCGTAGCAACAAGCCAACAACAGCTTTGACAAGGGTTCTACCCATTTTAGAGATGGTTTTTTAGGGGGAGTTCACCCGCTACTCCGTAGCAGAACTATTGCTTACATTTCTGAAATTATGACAGTCGTTGCCGAGAGCTCTCCTAGGCTTCGGTGGATTGAAGATCTGCCGATTGAGATCTTCTACTTTTGGACTCTACCTGCCACCTGGTGATCTTGCTTCTTAGGTTTCGCTTTCTAGTTGGTTAGATAGTACAAAAATTAAATCTCCAACGACATACTATTTGACTAAATAATATAATCctcaagtcatttttttttcctacacaTTATATtgtctacacacacacacacaaaaagacaAAGACATTATATTGTGTAGTGAAAATAGTACGTCGTTGAATATTTCATTTTGTCCAATCTAACCAACTGGAAAACGATACCTAAGCAGCAAGACCTCCACTAGAGCCCAAAGTAAAAGATCTCGAGGCTCACCGGTAGATCTTCAATTCACAGAAGCACTGGAGATCTTCGACGACGGTGGCACAATTTCAACAAATATAAGCAACACTTTTGCTATGGAGTAATGGGTGAACTCCCCCCAATAACCAGCTTTAAAATGGATAGAACCCCAGTCAAAACTATTGTTGCTATGCCAACAATAGTTTGTAAGTTGTGGGTCATACCACCCCAACGTCTGATAGCTTAGCACAGTGCAACCAGTCCAAACCTAGCGGCCACAAATCTAATATCAACACCATGGAAAGCTCTGAGAACAGATTGGCTATTGAGATCATACGCGCGCAACAAAGGGACCGTCAAATCTTCCTCGTCATACATGCATACTAACGAAAATTAATTCAACACCAAAAAACAGATGAAACAAATTAGGATGGGTAGAGAAATTATGGCTAAAAATGCCGGTAAAACCCAGATTTTAATTTTCCCCATTTGATGGATGCAAATAGCCATTCATTAAATAGTTATTAATCCACTTTACCACAGTCGTAGCATATTTGTAACCTAAAACAGAACACAAGCCACTAGGGGTGTGCATGGGTCGGGTTTGGTCCGAACCCGCAACCCGACCCGATCAGTCGGATAGACCAATTCCAAACCCGAAACCGATCCGCAGAGCTGCCAAACCCGTCCATGACCCCGACTATTTTGTGCGGGTCGGGTTGATTGggttgttaaaaataaaaaaacgcaCAGTAATCGCACAAAACCagtcataaataaaaaatcgcAATAAAAATTACACGAGAGACAGATATATTCCAACTGTATATAGATTGGTGTGTAAATTCCAGCAAACTGACTCGTCCtcttcttattttcttaatCTTCACCCCActaaaaaagttacaaaaagcCCAAAGAAGATTCTTGATCATATTTCTgggggagagggggagaggtGGAGAGGGGGAGAGGTGGAGGTGTAAGATAGGGTTTTCGTCATAATATATTGAAGAGAAGGAGGGAAAGGTGAGGCGGGAGAGGGGTAGAGAGCAGTGATTTTCGCGCGCGCTATAGCGCAAAGCGCAGCGCAGCTTCTGCGCTTCGAAGAGTGGCGATATAGCGCAGAACATCAAGGCGCCAAGGCGCACGCTATGGCGCAAGGCGCAGAAGCGCAAAGGCGCACGCCTTTTGTCTGTGATCCAAAAATTGATCCTATGGTGCAGATTCTGCAGAAAACACACACGATGCACTGAataatatttgcttttaagtCTAATTCCAACCCTAATTGGCTGATCGATCACACACGATACATACCCAGCAGCAGCCGAGCAGCTTCGGTGACAAGCGATCGACGATCGATCGAGACAGCAGCTTTAGGCTTCAGTTTCACTCTTCAGCAAGGTAAtctcctccacctcctcctcctcctcctccggttcttcttcttcttcttcttcttcttcttctttctttcttcttcggttcttccttcttttttctttttcttcagtGGTGCTGCaaaaattttttcttcttcttcttttttctttttctttgtacgcctggttcttttctttttttgggcaatttttttcctctttttctttataggcctgtttcttttctttttttttctttttttttaacctcctgggcaattttttttcttggaggAGGACCAAGTATGTTCCAAACTCACAAAAGGATAGAGACGTGTTTGGCATGCAATAAAAAGAGCTGCAttcccaatttctctctctctctctctctctagtaaaCTGCCTTCATCCCTTTCATTCCGTCCATACTTCTTTTACTTGTACCATGAAATAAATTAATTTGCAAGCGTTTTTTTTAGTAAACATGAGTTTCAGTAATGTTTTGACTATTTCTCTTACTGATTGAGATAATACAGCTAAGGTAGCAGAAGATTAATTGGAAGAAGACCCTTTTTTGTATTTCTCCACTCCTGTCTGACCTTTTTTATATGCTTCAAAAGTCATATTACCCGTGAAAGTTTCAAACCCAAGAATAATTTTAGCCATTTTTAGCAGCTACGTGAAAAATTATAGTCCCAGACAAATCAAATCTGTTataagatcaaaaaaaaatcctcgACTGTGTATTTTTTGATCTTCTTCCAGACCTTCAGAATAGTTTTCAATATTCAATGCCACGTGCTTAATAGTTGTATTAATCTATCGAGGTACTATTTTCCTAGtaaaaaagttgagtttttccccttttaacaaaaaagaacatgaaagtagtagtagtactaattATTCCCTTTCACGTGTTGGCCAACTTGACCTGACAATCACTTGTGGCTACTGGAAAACATGCTCAATGTAGTATTTGTTTAAAGCAAACAAACATGCTTAATTTATTTCATGTTCACTtcatacctctctctctctccccatttgAGTCCTTCTGTTCTCTCATTAATTACCTCCTGGGCTGTTCCgctgctagattttttttttccagcagcTATATGTGTTTATGGTGTTATTTGTACTTGTTAATTGTAGATGACATCTGAAAATTCTAGTAAAAAGGACCCTGGTTGGAAGTATTGCGAAAAGGTTGATCCACACAATAATACAAAGTTGAAATGTATGTTTTGTAACGAAGTGAAAAATGGGGGTGTGTCAAGAATCAAGCAACACCTTGCAGGAGGAGCTAAAAGGAATACGGCGGCATGTCGCCGATGCCCACCTGAGGTTAGAGAGGAGATGAGGGAGTTTATACGTAAAAGGGATGAAACAAAGAGTCAAATTAAGTCTGTACCAGATTTTGATAATGCAATGAATGCTGATGATTATGATTATGACCTTGACCTTGACCTGGATGATGATATTATTGAATCTAATCCCCGTTCTAAGAAATCTTCTACTCACGGAAGCACAACCTCCGCATCTATTCATTCTAAGCCTAAGAAACCAAGAAACATAGGGCCTCTCGACACTTACTACACTCCTGAaccagaggtggtggtggaaaatagAAAAGCCAAGGGCAAACAGCCAAAAATTGATGAGAATGAACCAtataagaaaatattgaaagacCGGGCTCATCAGGCTATTGCAAGGTGGATATATGATTGTGGGATACCTTTAAATGTTGTGAACAATGATAGTTTTGCGCCAATGATAGAGGCTATTGGGCAATACGGTCCGGGTTTGCCCCCACCAACTTATCATCAAGTGCGAGTCCCTCTTCTaaaaaaagaggtagaacaTGTTAACAAGTTGATGGAGGAGCACAAAAAAGACCAAGAACAATATGGGTGTACGCTAATGAGCGATGGGTGGACTGATAGGAAAAATAGAACATTGATGAATCTTTTGGTGAATTCTCCAAGGGGGACCATGTTTTTGAAATCCATGGATGCGTCTGGAATTGTAAAGGATGCAGAAAtgatatatgaattgcttgatgGGTGGGTGGAGCATATTGGAGAAGCAAACGTGGTTCAAGTTGTTACGGATAGTGCTGCGGCAAATGTGGCGGCAGGTGAGAATTTTTATTTGCTATTTGGTTGTGTTACTTAGTTGAAgttataaacaattaaaaatcacTTATTATTTTAGACTTCtagttctaacttctaacacCACTTATTTATAACAATTACCAGGGAGGTTGTTGGAGGCAAAACGACCTCACTTGTTTTGGTCTCCGTGTGCCGcccattgcttggacttgatgTTAGAAGACATTTTTAAGTTACCAAATTTGAAGACAACTTGGGAAAGGGCAATAATGATTCATGGTTATATTTATAATCGGCCCTCTTTGTTGAATATGATGAGGCAATTTACCCAAAGGAAGGAGCTCGTTAAGCCGGCAAAAGCTCGATTTGCAACCGCTTTTTTGACTTTGCAAAGGGTTTATGAACAAAAGGGAAACTTAAGGAAGATGTTTACTTCAGAGAAGTGGACCAATAGCAAATGGGCAAAAGAGCAAGGAGGAAAACATGTAGAAAAAGTCATGTTGATGGCCTCATTTTGGAGGAATGTGCTCCTTGCCCTCAAGTTCGCATCCCCACTTGTTAAGGTACTTAGATTGGTTGATGGAGAAGTCAAGCCTCCAATGGGATACATTTATGAGGCTATGGATCGGGCTAAAGAAACTATTGCAAATTCATTCAATCAAAATAATGAGATGTATGATGAGGTCTTTAAGATAATCGACAAGAGGTGGGAATCCCAATTGCATCGGCCTTTGCATGCAGCTGGTTTTTACTTAAATcctgaatttttttacaaagatcCAGAGGCTTGCAAAGTTCCAGAAGTCATTGGAGGCCTATACAAATGTATCACAAAGTTGATTCCCAATAATGATACACAAGACCTTGTTTGTGCCGACTTGA
This genomic window contains:
- the LOC131332257 gene encoding uncharacterized protein LOC131332257 isoform X2; translated protein: MTSENSSKKDPGWKYCEKVDPHNNTKLKCMFCNEVKNGGVSRIKQHLAGGAKRNTAACRRCPPEVREEMREFIRKRDETKSQIKSVPDFDNAMNADDYDYDLDLDLDDDIIESNPRSKKSSTHGSTTSASIHSKPKKPRNIGPLDTYYTPEPEVVVENRKAKGKQPKIDENEPYKKILKDRAHQAIARWIYDCGIPLNVVNNDSFAPMIEAIGQYGPGLPPPTYHQVRVPLLKKEVEHVNKLMEEHKKDQEQYGCTLMSDGWTDRKNRTLMNLLVNSPRGTMFLKSMDASGIVKDAEMIYELLDGWVEHIGEANVVQVVTDSAAANVAAGRLLEAKRPHLFWSPCAAHCLDLMLEDIFKLPNLKTTWERAIMIHGYIYNRPSLLNMMRQFTQRKELVKPAKARFATAFLTLQRVYEQKGNLRKMFTSEKWTNSKWAKEQGGKHVEKVMLMASFWRNVLLALKFASPLVKVLRLVDGEVKPPMGYIYEAMDRAKETIANSFNQNNEMYDEVFKIIDKRWESQLHRPLHAAGFYLNPEFFYKDPEACKVPEVIGGLYKCITKLIPNNDTQDLVCADLMKYERAEGLFGNPMAIRQRNTRAPADWWASFGHDTPDLQKFAVKVLSLTCSSSGCERNWSVFEHSIETPIPQT
- the LOC131332257 gene encoding uncharacterized protein LOC131332257 isoform X1, producing MTSENSSKKDPGWKYCEKVDPHNNTKLKCMFCNEVKNGGVSRIKQHLAGGAKRNTAACRRCPPEVREEMREFIRKRDETKSQIKSVPDFDNAMNADDYDYDLDLDLDDDIIESNPRSKKSSTHGSTTSASIHSKPKKPRNIGPLDTYYTPEPEVVVENRKAKGKQPKIDENEPYKKILKDRAHQAIARWIYDCGIPLNVVNNDSFAPMIEAIGQYGPGLPPPTYHQVRVPLLKKEVEHVNKLMEEHKKDQEQYGCTLMSDGWTDRKNRTLMNLLVNSPRGTMFLKSMDASGIVKDAEMIYELLDGWVEHIGEANVVQVVTDSAAANVAAGRLLEAKRPHLFWSPCAAHCLDLMLEDIFKLPNLKTTWERAIMIHGYIYNRPSLLNMMRQFTQRKELVKPAKARFATAFLTLQRVYEQKGNLRKMFTSEKWTNSKWAKEQGGKHVEKVMLMASFWRNVLLALKFASPLVKVLRLVDGEVKPPMGYIYEAMDRAKETIANSFNQNNEMYDEVFKIIDKRWESQLHRPLHAAGFYLNPEFFYKDPEACKVPEVIGGLYKCITKLIPNNDTQDLVCADLMKYERAEGLFGNPMAIRQRNTRAPADWWASFGHDTPDLQKFAVKVLSLTCSSSGCERNWSVFEHIHTKKRNRLAQNRLNDLVFVKYNRALRRRYLKRDRIDPISLKDIDESNEWLVGKMEEEVVFEGDDLNWDDVALASGAEEPRKTTRASSSKSTDSIPIAKMAKPTPKAKASRGKTSIIDEVIEEGEWETDDEEEEDVEGYKSESSDDDDEIEDEVLGFENDD